The Monomorium pharaonis isolate MP-MQ-018 chromosome 5, ASM1337386v2, whole genome shotgun sequence genome segment ttaaaacgttttttcaacaatttttctacACCCTTTTGACCAAGTTACAAAGTCAaccttacatttctttttaaatgacgCTTATCGCCGGCATTAGCGTTGTCCAATGTGCACCATGTGGAAGATGCCGGTTGAATTGTgcacatcgcgcgcgcgcgcatgtgcgtatgtgtgtatgtgttttaCAGCAAAGGTAAAGATCCCGCGGTTCGTCACGCGCTCGCGGCTGTTCCTTGCGACTTTTTAAATGTCGTTTTATGTTGTTTCAAATGCGTTCAAATGTCTACgcggcattttgaaaatttcgtatacaAGCTCAATACTCTACAAAAATCGTCTgtgttaaacatttgttttaaagcttttatacataaacattacatGTAAACATTACGAGTACGCACCTACTCACATACATACCGTAATGTTTACAAGTAATGTTTACGTACAAAgagactttaaaataaatgttcagtACAAAGACGAACTCTCGTAGTGTATTGAGCTCGTAtgcgaaatttttaaaatgccgTGTAGACATTTGCCTGCAACAAAAGTTGCATAAATAATCGCACTTCTCGAAGGTTTTTGCATGCGTCACGTAGCGCATCATGTTGGTATGTCTATCTCTGTAGTGAGTAGAATTTGGTCACGATATCAAGAGACAGGACGTTATACGAGATATGAAGACAGTGGTCGTGGTCGAATAACTACTGTTAGACAAGATCAAGAAATTGTTCGCTACGTTTTGCAAAGTCGTACAATAACTGCAAGAAATATTCGCAATGAATTTCATTTACATAACATATCTGAACAAAcaatttgtaatcgtttaagAGAAGCCGACTTTCGTTCTCGTTCTTGTGCGAGTGCCGAGTCTTACTCTTAGACATCGCCGGATTCGTCTTCAATTTGCGCGCAATCACATAAATTGGACTAcgagaaaatggaaaaatgtgtatttttctGATGAATCGCGTGTCTCTTTATATAGCAATGACGCTCGTACACGTACTTGGCGTCGACGAAATAAACGATATGATCGGCGCAGCGTTATGCCAGTACGAGCTCATAACGATGGTTCTGTGATGATATGGGGGTGTATTTCAAAAACAGAACGAACTGAATTAGTGATCCTGTCACCTCCTGCAATCACAAGTGTTCGATATGTAAATGACATTCTTCGACCTCACATATTGCCTACATTTATCGCGTCCGAATTTTGTGTTTATGCAGGACAACGCTCGTCCTCATACGGCAAATGTAACTAAACGCTTTCTTGAGCAACACAATATTACATTGCTGGATCATCCCGCCAATAGTCCAGACTTAAATCCAATCGAACACGTTTGGGACGAAATGAAACGACGTTTAAGAAATCGCGAAAAACAGCCACGAAATTTAAACGAGTTGGGAGAAGCGCTTAGAAATATTTGGCACGAAATTCCGCATGACTTTATTAAGAAGTGCATAAACATGCAAGAACGTTTACAAGCAGTAATTGATCAGAGAGGaggcaatcgggtccgtgtccaatcgggttcgtgtccaatcggatctgtgtccaatcgagtccgtgtccaatcgggtctgtgtgcaatcgggtcggtgtgcaatcgggtccgtgtgcaaacgggtcggtgcgcaatcgggtccgtgtgcaatcgggtccgtgtgcaaacgggtgtCGTTGCGCAATcaggtcggtgtgcaatcgggtcgtccgtgtgcaaacgggttgTGTgaaatcgggtcggtgcgcaatcgggttcgtgcgcaatcggatccgtgtgcaaacgggttggtgcgcaatcgggtcggtatgcaatcgggtccgtgtgcaatcgggtcggtatGCAATCGGGTTTGTGtacaatcgggtccgtgtctaATCGaatctgtgtccaatcgggtctgtgtctaatcgagtccgtgtgcaatcgggtccgtgtccaatcgggtctgtgtctgTTACGGAGTTACAATCATGAATGGCGACCTGCCTCCTCACCGTGTCGACGGAGGGCAGCAGGAGCGGAGGAGCGGGGCGCGTGGGTCGCGCGTGCTCGAGGCGGGAGCGTGTCCTTTATCTTGTGCTAGGACGAGAGCGGGTGTGTTGATTAAGGGCTTAAGCGCAGTTTTTAAGTAGCGTACCGTAAAAAGGTGTACGAAACTAGTTCGTACCGGTTATGTCGTCAGTgcaagggagagagagaagaaagaccCCCCCCCTCCTAAGGTAGGCCTCGTGAGCAGACCGTAGAATCAGCCACTTAACCACAATCATCTCTAGAACCTACATCTCTATAATCGGTGCGGCCGAGCTCGTGAGCCAGCGGGCGAAGCACGTGGGGGGCCGCCCTCCCTCCAACACGTGGACGCTGCACCGTTCTACCCCCCTGACGGAAGCGCTCGGACAAAGTCGACCATCCTAATCTGAGCTGGGCTCGCAAGCGAGCGTGTCGAATTAGAGGTACGTGTCCTCGGGTCGTCTAAGCTGACACCCTCGAGACAACGGCGTACGCCTACGGGTCGAACATCGAGGCACCCTCGAGCAGTCGATGCATGTCCTCGGGTCGTTGGCACCCTCGTGGCAGTGGGGTACGAGGCCGGGTTTGTCCGTGAGTCGGGAACCCTCGCCTCTCTGCCCACCGTCGCTTCTCGGGTCGTCCTTGCCGACACTTTCAAGTTAACGGTCTCGGGTGGACTACCGGATCACCCTCGAGTTAGCGAGAATATGCCAGGAAGAAAAGCGGGCCACATAAACCAATTCTCCATTCAGTAAAGAAGGGTTGCGCCATCGAGGAAGGGAGTGAAGTCCGGTCGCTGTCCTGCGAGCAGGAGGGCACCTAGCCGCCTCTTTCTCCGTTATTCCTCCTGTCCATTGAGGATTGCTTGATCAACGATCTACTCGCTCCGCGGAACCCCCAAGACCGACCGCACGAGAGGTTGCTCTCCCTGCGCATAGCGCAAGCACACCAGATgtttatgataattaatttgagtttttcttatatcttatatctttttggcttaacaataaagaaatgtttttttaactctTACTTTCTTGTAGGTTACATGAAAGTGTTGagttctcccccccccctgtGATAATTGAATCATCACTTCGCGTACTAACGTTAGaatgtccaatcgggaaatactactgtgtccaatcgcttatgtgcgcaatcgggcctcaTTTGTCACTCATAGTgtgtgtaattataatttttatattatttttaaataatttatgaaaaacgattatataacttttaaaataatgttttttaaaaataaattcgtaaaatatttataaaagtttatgctaaattttctgtgctatctaaattgtttttgcattattctgcgatgcggaatcgtgtgcaatcggatctgtgtgcaatcgggtccgtgtgcaaacggatcgtgtgcaatcagattcgtgtccaatcgggtccgtgtccaatcgggtctgtgtccaatcgagtccgtatccaatcgggactgtgtccgatcgggatggtgtgcaatcgagactgtgtccaatcaagtccgtgtccaatcgggtccgtgtgcaatcgggtcagTGTGCAATCgcgtccgtgtgcaatcgggtccgtgtctaatcgggtctgtgtccaatcgggaaatactactgtgtccaatcgattatgtgcgcaatcgggcaCACTCGCTATctctgaaatattatattattatattattatactatatgtacaaattatataattttgatgttAGTGAACctcatcaataaaaaaaattcggaCCTACCGTATAATTTTCTGCTATTTATCTGCTAATTTTCTGCCCTACTCCcgaattttttgttcttaccCGTTTGCAGGAAATTAAGATCAAATGTGAGGGTGCTAGCTTCACGTGACGCTAGCACTCTcactaatagaaaaaaaacaaacaaaaaaccaattatatcaaacttttttgtttattttaggctttaaaaaactgtaaacaaatatttaaaatattgaacgaTTATCCAATTTTGCGAGAGTGAGTTTCGCAAAAATGCGTTTCGCATTGCCTCTCTTGCGGCGAGAGAATAGATTGTCGTGGAAGTTCCTCGACCTTCCAGAAACGACGAAGCTCATCCTCGAAAGCAGAAGAACACGAAATTTGGTGCGTCAAAATACTGGCGTGAGAGCTCTGTACGGATGAATGCGACGGGGATCTCGCCGCGGAAAAATCAATAGGTCCGGAAATGATCCATCCAAGAACGGAGTTTTGGGCGATCAGTTGGCCGACGTCTCCCTTGCGGACGCCGCCAAGAAGTAAATTACTGTATAGATCAGCCccaatgataatattaatgggATCGAGACTTATCGGATCCGGGTCGGCGCACGATAAATTCGAAAGATGAGTGAACGGCGAAATGTCTACAACGCGCTTCGGAACATAAGTGGTTAACGAGCCGAGAATGAACGCGTCAGTGGAAAAAAACGGAGTAGAAGTGTTACGCGGGGAAATAAAAATCTGTGTCGCATGTTTGAAGGTGCCGACGTGTATACCACCGACGGTGGTGACGGAGATGCGACGGCGTTTAGCTCATAGGAATTGCGCTAATGACTCGGAAATGAAAGTCATTTCGGAGCCTTGGTCGAGTAGGGCTCGAACAACGGCGGTGCGGCCTGACGACGTCCGCACCGTTACCCATGCGGTCGCGAGGAGTACGTGCGATCGATGTCGCGGTCGAAGCGGTAAGAGAATTCACCTTGGGTTTTTCAGCCGGAGCGACAGGCGACGAGCAACTAGGTGACGCCGCTTCGGGAGCGATGGAAAAAGAATCCGAATCGACATGTAGCAGCGAATGATGCCTTTTCTTGCAAGCTCGACACGAGAATTTACTTTTGCATGATAGAACTGTATGCTCAAACTACTTTTCGCtcaaacaattaaaacaacGTTTTTGTTGCTTCACCATTTCTCGACGTTGATTCGGATTCTTTTCCTTAAACTTAACGAAGGAATTAAGAAAATGAGGCGTGTCGCATAGCGGGCACTTTGGCGGCACGTTCGCTGACGCGGTGGCAGCGTGAACGCGATCTAAGGTAGCGGTTTTCGAACCGGGTTTCACGGACGCGACGATTGCGTTGTTTTCCAATGCGCGAATGCGATGTTCGAGAAAGCGTTTAAGAGCGTCGAACGGAGGCAGATCGTCGCGATCGCTTTCCTGTAAATTCCAAGCTTTACGCGTGATCGGATCGAGTTTCTGCGTGATAAGGTAAACGAGCATATCGTTCCAAAGATTTTCGGCATTGCGATCCAAATTCGAGAAGGATGTTAGAACGACCATAACCTTATCATATAAAAGCTGTAACTCGGAAGCCGATTCGCGCGGTACGCTAGAGACCGAGCAGAGCGGAGAGATGGATGTTAAGCGAGCGCCGCTTGTTCGTAGCGCAAAGTCAACGCAGCCCACGCGATCTCGAAATTCTCCGCGGTAACAGGAAGATTCGCAATACATTCTGCGGCGCGGCCTTTCAAGCACGAGGACAGGAAGTGCATGCGAGCGAAATTCAGATCTTTATTATCGCGAATCAGCGCAGTAAATCGATCGCGGAACTGTGTCCACTCGTCGGGTTTACCATCAAACGGCGGTAATTGAATGAGAGGGAGATGCTGCAACAAAAACGCGGACGCAGTCGCGGACGCATCCGGACGTCTGTCGACGTAAAAGATACTCGAATGATTCGGACTCACTGTCGGCTCGAGCTCTTCTAAGCAATCCGCCATGTAGTCCAGAGCGTTGAGGTAGGCATCTTGGACTCTCTCGAAATGATCCTCGCTGAAGTACGGGAACTCCTCTCGTTTTGCCTTGGGAATCGCTTTCTTCACGGCATGCCCAATCATGAATTGACTCCAGTTGTCCTTGAGAAGCAGGATGCGGGAACGAATCTTTGCCGAGGTCAGATTACCCCTTCCgatttttttgaagttttcAAGGGCACGTTTGATTACCCTCTGGATCGTTTATTGCCTTTCAAGAACATCCACCATGGTGAGAGACACACTGATTATCATTTGAATCAATTGAATCACCTCCGCGTGACCGCGAATTGAGAACTCATTCcgatccggctcgaaggaccaaaTTTGTTTGCGCGGGCATAGggtaaacgcgatcgcacggAAAATTCCGGGATCCGTCCCGATTGAGACGCGAAGTGAGTGGTGAGGAATGCGGTAGATTCACGGGGGGTGTTAGGAAGAAAAAGGAGGCGATGGTGTCACTCacgctttaattatttatttaaaaacggaCGTTCGGAGCGAGGGGCAAACCGTATCTTTTACAATCTTACGGAGATCTTGACACGTCCCGATATTACGCTGCCTGTAATCGACGCGGAAATTTTGAAGAGCCTCTAGATCGAAGCTCTCGCGAATCCGGAAATCTTACGCGCGatccgacggagatcttgtgCACGAGGCAGAGGACGTTCGCGGGAAAGATACGGGCACCCGCGCATTGAcgtgatgcactcacacatTCACACGAATACGCGAACTTAAGAATTAATTGACACAAGTTGCCGAATTAGGGATGGAACAGAAGTGAATCCCCGCAGCTAGGATCGGCGGATGACGCGAGAGATCTGCGGGACAATCTAATGTCAGTGCCGCGCTGCGACAGACTGACTAATTTTGCGTCTTAAGACAATTACGATCGCGGAGGCAAAAAAGGAGGCGGCAAGGGAACTGATTTCGAGACTTATTTGGGCATTGATTTTGACATGCTCTTTTTTGGGCATGTTTGTTTGCATAGTTACCACGatgcgagaaaacgaaaaacgCGCGCGTAATGAGCTAGTGACAGCGCCGTGCGACTAGATGCATCGAATGAATGAACTACAATCAGCGCGATGGCTGTCAGCAGCTCTCACTACTCGCGGATAAAAcacagcaaaaaaaaatgttaaaattttaatgaaacagtTTTAGTCTCGAACAGTCGGTTATATCCTTCTGCACCTTaataaacatgtttaatttgttGAGGCAACGAAACCAACCatgaacaaatttttattaacaaagaaGGAGGCGGTTTCAGatatttgcttaatataaggtagtacgaaatattttttttttatgtgttgaCTTTCCGTTGTAACATGATTAGTCTGTGAGTTTTACTTGATTATTGAAATGTTTCTTAAGtctgttattaatttcatgaaaaataagATCAAATAGATAACCGTTATCTAGTAATATATTGATGCAAACTTCGAGGTTTTTTTGCCAAAAAGATGAATCTGACAACATACAACTGTTCTATCTATTAAGCTATAGATCATTCCTATTTTGTGGCAACGAGGATGATGCGAGAAAAACGACAAATATCTCCCTTTGAAAACGAATCTTTATGGAACCAATCAATTATAATCTTGTTGTCATCCACTCTCaacaaaagatttaaaaaactgaaataaCGGTCTTTTTCAAGTTCTAAAGTGAACTGAAGTCTACAATGTTAAACATGTTGACAATTTCAGTGCTCTAAGAGCACAGTTGACGGAAAGTCAGCAGAAAGTCGACTTTTAGAAGTCAACGAAAAGTCGACTTTTATAAGTCAATTTTACCACTTTCAATCaatcatttaataatgtaatatccAATGCTATTGCTCTATCTGCGTCATTCATTAAACGTAAAAGATTTCGTGTTTGGGCCgacaagaaaaagaagatCGACATCGTTACTAATCCATCGGAAAACGAAACGTCTgccaaattataatatttattgagttATCGTAAATCGCAGATGATTTAGGAAAAAGAATATCACCaccataataatttgtttgaaacagGAGGTTCAGAATCGCGATGATAAAGCAGCAAAGTACGTCTATTTCTCTGATCAAAAAGTTTCGATAATTCCCGAAAACTTTTCCTCATATTTGACAGGACAAGTTAAACATCTACTCATaaccttaaaaatatacttccaTCCAAAATTTCTGCGTTTTCGATCTGGGGCTCTATTCTGTATCGGCTACCGACAACTATATCGGTGTCGTTGTGCAGGCTTTttgctatataaaatatttacgcaacgacaccgatagttgtcggtagGCAGTACAGAATAGATCCCGTGCATAGAAAGTTGACTGAAATCTGACGTTTAAAGTTGACGGAAAGTCAACTTTTCGTTATGACGGGAAGTCGACGTTTTTTGGGTCATTCGCCGACTATAAGTCGACTAAAAGTCGACTTTCGTCCTTAAAAAAGTCGACTTCAGGCCAGTCAAGTTTCGGTAAAGTCGATTTTAAGTCAACTTAAAGTCGACTTTTTGCTCTTAGGGTGGTTTTTGTCAGcagtatatataatagaatattatctacatatcgataataaatcagaatttcgatttttaatgcttttaacGCTTTGTCCTCGATGTTCTGCAATACTAAATCAGCCATAATAGGTGACAGAAGTGAGCCCATCGGAGTTCCCAATGTttgcttatacatatattttattgttaaacgtGAAAAAGGTTGACGAAAGAATGAAATTAATGGCATGTGTAAAATTGTCTAACGGAATGgatgtattattttcaataaatgtccACCTACTTATGATGCTTTGTATCACAAGATCTCGaggtatatttgtaaataataaagttgcaTCCAACGATATTAAGATATGTGTtaagagtatatttttatccaaGAGAGCGTCGTATAATCTGAAACTGTCCATGGCATATCTATTGTAAATCGGCATGCTTTCTTTAATGATTCTATGTATGTAATTCGCAAGTGGATATAGGGTAGTGTTTACCGAAGAAACAATAATTCTTAATGGTGTATTCGGTTTGTGGATTTTAAGAAGGCCATAAGCCCTAGGTAAATTGGAATCACTTGAATGAAGCGCCTAATAGGTTTCTCTCTAAATAAACCTTTTGTGTAACCAATCCTTTAACATATTGTTTAAGTTCCTTTCCAGCATGCAACTCGAGTTTTTTTAACAACCGTGTATGTGTTTTtatctttcaaaatttcttcCATTCTTGTAATACATTCCTGTTTATCCAGAGCAACTGTGACATTACCTTTGTCAGCTCtagtaaaaataacattaggATTCATTTTGGAAAATTCAACGGTTGTCTTGTGTAATTTCAAAAGTTCTTTATCAATGTTGTTCACTATATAATCCTTTGTTAAAAACCTATGTAATTGTGGGATGACCGCATTTCTCATTTTAGTTTCTAAGTCCATATATTTGTTGAAGTTTTCCAAATCTTTTATGACTTCGtgacattactttttttattgaattgagAAGGAAggcaaattgtttaataattttaacacagttgtttttaatagcgtttataataatatattttttatttaataaattatattggtaCTGActcgatatattgacctgtttatcttattatttttgcttagcattaacgagttctttatattttgtttattttttgttttccatACGCTGGTTTAACAATGCGTTACAGAAACTTAccttttaaatatcatatatataatttttcgtttATTAGTTTCCATTACGGCGCGaacatatttttgatttaataaattatattgtattaggaAAATTGGTATTGGTTCGATACATTGAcctgtttttattatttttgatataaatttcattaggTGCCACGTACGGGAgtggttcacttggacacagtgcagatGGACATGTTGCAagtggacacaaaataatgtacacagTTCAAATAGACACAGTTTATTTggacacaggaattttgtacatcgcaaagttgtacaccgtaaaatTGTTTCTATACCATTTCTATACTCTTCTGATTAGGGCATCCTTACCGGCGGGATGAGTGCGAGAGGGAGGGGGCCCCCCTTGCActtaccgcgcgcgcgcgcgcgcgtgtatgtgtgtgtgtgtgtgtgtgtgtgtgtgtgtgtgtgtgtgtgtgtgtgtgtgtgtgtgtgtgtgtgtggccacaacgtagaaatgtacggtgtacaactttacggtatagaaatgtacggtgtacattattttgtgtccatctgcactgtgtccaagtgaaggcCACTCGCcacgtacacaaataaaaaaaattattgtatttgcgATAGAATAAGGTACCTAGTTTTAGAtccttattttaaacaattttaaagagaaatttttgaaacgttttttatttttttagagatttggatattttattagttttctaaaaaatctataatattttgttgtaagtGAGACAGAGTCACTCCAACcatatactattatattgaaatattaaaataattatattaataaagaatatcttGAACACTCTCAGAGGAAGTGTCATCTCATATTATCGCGCGAGGTATcaagtgacacctcgcgcaAGGCTGACcggctaaaaaaaatttaaaattttgacataatcGTCGAAAAGTAGACATTTTgccttttaatttgttttttggtatttttttctaGGATTATTATTCGCAAAGTTGCTATAGTTtgaattttacactttttttctgGAAAAATTAGgtgttcctttaattttgttcCGGAGTGTATAATgctaaattgaaatatatcagTCTATTAATGAGAATGAAATGGAATAAGCAAAAGGGatgtctttttctttctttccacATTGAAAAGGAGAACTAAActaatactttattaataatctgtttttttgcaaaaaaatctaCCTTGtatttattgtcattttaCCGTCGTTTTTCCAGACAGATTTGCTTTGAGTTCATCatcaatttattgtaaattctgCACACAGATCTACTGACTGTTTGatgcatatttattattgatctGCAATTGACAAACATGCTGTCAATTTGTTATTTCAATCTGATGTCTCAATGTTAATGGCAAATCTGCTGTAGTATTGTGATCAATTTTGTGTTAGAATGGATTTATTCGGATCGCATGCTCCGACATATTCATATTTGCCCTAACGCGCTTGTTAACTAATCGTATTAATTAGTTGGCGCTTTGGGACAAATAAGAGTATATTGGAGCATACGATCCAAACAAACCTAAAATGATATCGAGTTTTGTTTGCAATAGAAATGCACTCAAGGACGCAGTAGGCCTGAATTTGGCAATTTCACTTAgcagaaaattgtttttccatTGTTAGCAATTTGGCAGCAAATGATTAGCGTGATATGTCACTATAACGATATCTCTTGCAATATATGCgtgtatgttaaataaataaaatgtgttgacgtttttataaatttgcaaaaaaattgtatggggacCAAAGAtttccttcctattactaatggatattttattgaagcctcacgcctgcgcgagaacaaccgGCCCGTCCATCAATactgatattaaatattaaaaggtaTCTTGTTATAATTGGCTCTTAGTATACAATAACATAGAACAGAATACGTGTAACGAGAGCCAAAGGTGGATGTTACTGCAAGTCTTTCCAAGGCCAAAAGACTCGAACTAAGAACTTATGGTACCTCAGGAACgaagaaacaaaaaagaaattagaagTTCTCATAAGTAAGTACACGAAAAAGATAATGAATGAGATTAACCCATCTCATTCATATCCACAGCACAGACAACAATAAATCCCAACATTATTAACAAGGATACGCtaacttataaaatagatatcaTACCACACCAGTTCAAATGACAATCGAATATTAATGTgacatatatgaaaaatggtttacaaatttattcaatatttcgaTTTTCGAACAGCTGTTGTTGcaatttagagaaaaatttagCCTTCCAATGACTAATGCAAAAAACACAACCTttgaatttatcaaatgtGTGATGATTGTCACTGCGTCCCGGGGCCGACCATCCGCACCACCACACGGGACTCGGCGTCCACGGACGCCCCTCCCGAAAGTCTAGTATTCCCGTCGGGAACCGATCCACCACGCTGCTGGGAGCGCGTGGGGATCGCCCCGACGGGTATAAAAGCCGAACTCGATTCGGATCGAGCACCATTCCTCGTCGACAGAGCTGGTCATCAGACCGCTCTGCCGCCTGGTGCACGCCGGCTTTCGACTTCCTAGTTCCCGCCGACGAGACCGGTCACTAGACCGCCTCGCCGCCTGGCGCACGCCGGTTTTCGGCTTCCTTGATTCCGCCGACGGAGCCTGTTCCGGTTGGAGTGGGGGAGGCCGGGCGGTCCGGTACCCGTACCCTGGTAGCGCGGTTGAACAGCGGTCGGTCGCGCTTCCATACCTTTTCGCCGATCTTCGGTCGCCACTCGCGTCGTCGCAGGTTGTAGTGGTGTTCCTGGTATGCTCTGGCGAGGTACACCCTGGC includes the following:
- the LOC118645781 gene encoding uncharacterized protein LOC118645781 — encoded protein: MIGHAVKKAIPKAKREEFPYFSEDHFERVQDAYLNALDYMADCLEELEPTVSPNHSSIFYVDRRPDASATASAFLLQHLPLIQLPPFDGKPDEWTQFRDRFTALIRDNKDLNFARMHFLSSCLKGRAAECIANLPVTAENFEIAWAALTLRYEQAALA